One part of the Chloroherpetonaceae bacterium genome encodes these proteins:
- the hemA gene encoding glutamyl-tRNA reductase gives MNLIAVGINHHTAPIELRERLAFTDDETRKFLRTVCDGKVLAEALLLSTCNRTELYAVPASDEVSADYLKDFLVEYKGARKFVERKHFFSLWACGAVKHFFEVASGADSMILGEGQILGQVKEAYKLAAEEKATGAVLNRLCHAAFSVAKRVRNETKLTDGAISVSYAAVELARKVFSDLSAKRVLLIGAGETAELAAMHLREKKATHITITNRTQEKAEALAREIGTSNVITFDYFKERLAEFDIVIAAVANVGEVVSAKELQAAMQKRRSEPMLVLDLGVPRNIDPKASSIYNLFLKDIDDLKLIVEKNLQARREELPKVARIVQEELIAFEQWHNALQVAPTIRELQMKFEAVKQAELERLRHKVSPEEFARMEQLADRIIRKILHYPISTLKSPVDTSQTLLSKLNLIRSIFELESPASN, from the coding sequence ATGAATCTCATTGCAGTTGGAATCAATCACCACACGGCGCCAATTGAATTGCGTGAGCGGCTGGCCTTCACCGATGACGAGACACGCAAGTTTTTGCGCACAGTGTGCGACGGCAAAGTGTTGGCTGAAGCATTGCTGCTTTCAACCTGTAACCGCACCGAGCTATACGCCGTGCCCGCCAGTGATGAAGTGAGTGCTGACTATCTCAAAGATTTCCTTGTTGAATACAAAGGTGCGCGCAAGTTCGTAGAGCGCAAGCACTTTTTTTCGCTCTGGGCATGCGGTGCCGTCAAGCATTTTTTTGAGGTGGCGAGCGGTGCAGACTCAATGATTTTGGGCGAAGGACAAATCTTGGGGCAAGTCAAAGAGGCCTACAAGCTGGCGGCAGAAGAAAAAGCCACTGGTGCAGTGCTCAATAGACTTTGCCATGCTGCATTCAGCGTAGCCAAGCGCGTGCGAAACGAAACCAAACTAACCGATGGCGCAATTTCTGTAAGCTACGCTGCTGTAGAGCTAGCACGAAAGGTCTTCTCCGACCTGTCAGCAAAGCGCGTGTTGCTGATTGGGGCAGGCGAGACAGCAGAACTGGCTGCAATGCACCTGCGCGAAAAGAAAGCAACGCATATTACAATCACGAACCGCACGCAGGAGAAGGCTGAAGCGCTAGCACGCGAAATTGGCACAAGTAATGTCATCACATTCGATTATTTCAAAGAGCGTCTGGCGGAATTTGACATCGTCATTGCTGCGGTGGCAAATGTCGGTGAGGTCGTCTCCGCAAAAGAACTGCAAGCGGCGATGCAAAAGCGGCGCAGCGAGCCGATGCTGGTCTTAGACTTGGGCGTGCCACGCAACATTGACCCCAAAGCCAGCTCAATTTACAACCTCTTTCTTAAAGACATTGATGACCTAAAGCTTATTGTTGAGAAAAATCTGCAGGCGCGTCGAGAAGAGCTGCCCAAAGTGGCACGCATCGTACAAGAAGAGCTTATTGCATTTGAGCAGTGGCACAATGCACTACAAGTTGCGCCAACTATTCGCGAGTTGCAGATGAAGTTTGAAGCCGTCAAGCAAGCCGAACTCGAGCGCCTAAGGCATAAGGTTTCGCCTGAAGAATTTGCACGAATGGAGCAGCTGGCTGATAGAATTATTAGGAAAATTTTGCACTATCCCATCTCCACACTGAAATCACCTGTTGATACCTCGCAAACACTGCTAAGCAAGCTCAATCTGATTCGCAGCATCTTTGAGCTGGAAAGTCCTGCGTCGAACTAA
- the fdhD gene encoding formate dehydrogenase accessory sulfurtransferase FdhD yields the protein MSKEMVVAPQQPTAKVQVQKMHSGGIVLSEDTVAVEEPLEIRLAIQGEKEAKSVAVTMRTPGHDAELAVGFLFTEGILKHPSQISRIAYTDRPIQGVLHRNVVCVELKPNVQIDFKRLERHFYTTSSCGVCGKVSIEAVQANACPTFPKNRPFFEKSVICRLPETLRKAQAVFDQTGGLHAAALFDVRGNLLLMREDVGRHNALDKLIGRAFLEQRLPLHNELVLVSGRASFELVQKALMAGIPILAAVGAPSSLAIELADEFDMTLIGFLRGERFNIYSSAWRVRSDSVYAPIAPEVNRQWILETVHLRLQPIRPDDEAYFFETWNDPAFRRYLFNDEPVAREFIRAQIEESIKNFQERQFGIWTLWLKDEERRIGFCALRLNPVHTGVELVYGIETNFWGHGYATEASQAVLRYALQQLHLQRVMAATDQSNVASRKVLEKIGMRFDHVEKGKLDDLMYFVASSET from the coding sequence ATGAGTAAGGAGATGGTGGTTGCGCCGCAGCAACCGACGGCTAAGGTGCAAGTGCAAAAAATGCACAGCGGCGGCATTGTACTGAGCGAAGATACCGTAGCGGTTGAAGAGCCGCTGGAAATCCGCTTAGCCATTCAGGGCGAAAAGGAAGCGAAAAGCGTAGCGGTTACGATGCGCACGCCTGGGCACGATGCAGAGCTGGCAGTCGGGTTTCTCTTCACGGAAGGCATCTTGAAGCACCCCAGCCAAATTAGTCGTATTGCCTACACAGATAGACCCATTCAAGGTGTGCTGCACCGCAATGTGGTGTGTGTGGAGCTCAAGCCAAATGTCCAAATTGATTTCAAGCGGCTGGAACGGCATTTTTACACTACCTCGAGCTGTGGTGTGTGCGGCAAGGTCTCAATTGAAGCCGTCCAAGCGAATGCGTGCCCGACTTTCCCGAAAAATCGACCGTTTTTTGAGAAAAGCGTGATTTGCCGATTGCCTGAGACGCTGCGCAAAGCACAAGCCGTGTTTGACCAGACAGGCGGCTTACATGCAGCGGCGCTCTTTGATGTGCGGGGCAATTTACTCTTGATGCGTGAAGATGTCGGGCGGCATAACGCGCTCGACAAGCTCATCGGCAGGGCGTTCTTGGAGCAACGTCTTCCACTGCATAACGAATTGGTGTTGGTAAGCGGTCGCGCCAGTTTTGAACTGGTGCAAAAAGCCTTGATGGCAGGCATTCCAATTTTAGCAGCAGTGGGTGCACCCTCGAGCCTTGCAATTGAGTTAGCTGATGAATTCGATATGACGCTCATTGGCTTCCTGAGAGGCGAGCGATTTAATATCTACAGCAGTGCTTGGCGTGTGCGCTCCGATAGTGTCTATGCACCGATTGCCCCCGAAGTCAATCGCCAATGGATACTGGAAACCGTGCACTTGCGGCTGCAGCCGATTCGTCCTGACGACGAAGCCTACTTCTTTGAGACATGGAACGACCCTGCGTTTCGGCGCTACCTGTTTAACGATGAGCCCGTGGCAAGAGAGTTTATCCGTGCACAAATTGAAGAGAGCATAAAGAATTTTCAGGAAAGGCAATTTGGCATCTGGACGCTCTGGCTCAAAGATGAAGAGCGGCGCATTGGCTTTTGCGCCCTTCGACTCAATCCAGTCCACACAGGCGTCGAACTGGTCTATGGCATTGAAACCAATTTCTGGGGACACGGTTATGCCACCGAAGCCAGTCAAGCCGTTTTGCGCTACGCTCTGCAGCAGCTACACCTGCAACGCGTAATGGCGGCAACAGACCAAAGCAATGTGGCCTCGAGGAAAGTCTTGGAAAAAATTGGTATGCGCTTTGACCACGTGGAGAAAGGCAAGCTCGATGACCTAATGTACTTCGTCGCCTCGTCAGAGACGTAG
- a CDS encoding adenylate/guanylate cyclase domain-containing protein has translation MKEKDKETSALATSEQRKLSAIMFTDMVGYSALTQKNEKLALELLEEHRRILRPLFQKHHGIEIKTIGDAFLVSFDNTLDAVSCALEIQKTLIEYNAASPETVQIKVRIGIHLGDVVHRSGDVYGDGVNIAARIHTIADPNGIAISEDVCRQVVNKINARFIKLGKGDLKNIAMGIAIYKVEPHTESYFRTFLAQLKFYARQRRTQYLALAVAGILLLAFAFSQSLHGKGDRPELLAVVTDFVNETGEGRLEKQLGTLLRSVLDDSPDLEVMTEAKMQSEAKKLGKDKPKRIDEELAMEIASSTKVDIIVTGLIKKFGNTYTIDLKAIDPARQRYLVTAVEMTDNRDDIPATLRKAASKICNKLESESDKLRKGH, from the coding sequence GTGAAGGAGAAAGATAAGGAGACTTCTGCGCTGGCTACCAGCGAGCAGCGCAAGCTCTCGGCAATTATGTTCACCGATATGGTAGGCTACAGCGCGCTGACACAGAAAAATGAAAAACTTGCGCTTGAGCTTCTCGAAGAACATCGCCGCATTTTGAGACCGCTTTTTCAGAAGCACCATGGCATCGAAATCAAAACAATTGGTGATGCTTTTCTTGTCTCCTTCGACAACACGCTCGATGCAGTTAGCTGCGCTCTCGAGATTCAAAAAACCCTGATTGAATACAATGCAGCCTCGCCAGAGACGGTGCAAATCAAAGTGCGCATTGGTATTCACTTAGGTGATGTGGTGCATCGCAGCGGCGATGTTTATGGCGATGGTGTCAATATCGCCGCTCGCATTCATACGATTGCAGACCCTAATGGAATTGCTATTTCTGAAGATGTCTGCCGCCAAGTTGTCAATAAAATCAATGCACGTTTCATCAAGCTAGGCAAAGGTGATCTCAAAAACATTGCAATGGGTATTGCCATCTATAAGGTCGAGCCGCACACGGAAAGCTATTTTCGCACCTTTTTAGCCCAGCTTAAATTCTATGCTCGCCAGCGACGCACTCAATACCTTGCGCTTGCTGTAGCGGGAATTTTGCTTCTGGCATTTGCTTTCTCTCAGAGCCTGCATGGCAAAGGCGATCGACCGGAGCTTCTTGCCGTAGTAACGGATTTCGTCAATGAAACAGGCGAAGGCCGTCTGGAAAAGCAGCTTGGCACGCTGCTCCGCTCCGTTTTAGATGACTCGCCTGACTTGGAGGTGATGACCGAAGCCAAAATGCAAAGCGAAGCCAAAAAACTTGGCAAAGACAAGCCCAAGCGAATCGATGAAGAGCTGGCAATGGAAATTGCCAGCTCAACCAAAGTTGACATTATCGTTACAGGGCTTATCAAAAAATTTGGCAATACCTACACAATCGACCTAAAAGCGATTGACCCTGCACGCCAACGTTATCTTGTTACTGCTGTTGAGATGACAGACAACCGAGATGACATTCCTGCTACCCTGCGCAAGGCCGCTTCTAAGATTTGCAATAAGTTAGAAAGCGAGAGCGACAAACTTCGTAAAGGTCATTAG
- a CDS encoding cytochrome c biogenesis protein has translation MRASAVTLNLLVPLLYLLAVILYAVAFLQSETKVERAKRYALYLAAGVHLLYLCLLAWAHQSLPILSVYQVMSTIALTLIVTYLFIELATGESSTGAFVVSVALVFQALSSMFVSVAVPVETSVTSPVLALHIIAALLGYSAISIAGIYGLLYMALLRQIQTNRFGTLFERLPNLETLEKMSLYAVRFGFFFLTLAFIMGALWIPESQGRFSFKDAKLLGLIVVWLIYGINILLRERLGWQGKRTAVMLALSFLFSFLAITALNFFSPRFHHLN, from the coding sequence ATGAGGGCAAGCGCAGTTACTTTGAACTTGCTTGTGCCACTGCTTTACCTCCTTGCAGTCATACTCTACGCCGTTGCCTTTTTGCAAAGCGAGACAAAAGTAGAGCGGGCAAAGCGTTATGCGCTGTATCTGGCAGCAGGCGTGCATTTGCTTTACCTTTGCCTACTGGCATGGGCGCATCAGTCGCTACCTATTCTAAGTGTCTATCAAGTGATGAGCACGATTGCGCTTACGCTGATAGTAACCTACCTCTTTATTGAGCTTGCAACAGGGGAAAGCAGCACAGGAGCGTTTGTAGTGAGTGTGGCACTGGTGTTCCAAGCGCTATCGTCAATGTTCGTGTCGGTAGCAGTGCCAGTAGAGACCAGCGTAACCAGTCCTGTGCTGGCATTGCATATCATTGCTGCACTTTTAGGATATAGTGCCATTTCCATTGCGGGTATCTACGGCTTGCTTTACATGGCGCTACTGCGCCAGATTCAAACGAATCGGTTTGGAACGCTGTTTGAAAGACTTCCAAACTTGGAGACGCTGGAAAAAATGAGCCTCTATGCGGTGCGGTTTGGGTTTTTCTTTCTGACACTTGCGTTCATTATGGGAGCGCTCTGGATTCCTGAGTCGCAGGGGCGGTTTAGTTTCAAAGATGCAAAACTCTTGGGGCTAATCGTAGTTTGGTTGATTTACGGAATAAACATACTTTTGAGGGAGCGTTTAGGCTGGCAAGGCAAGCGAACAGCCGTGATGCTGGCGCTAAGCTTTCTCTTTTCGTTTCTGGCAATTACGGCGCTGAATTTTTTCTCGCCGCGCTTTCACCATCTTAACTAG
- a CDS encoding FdhF/YdeP family oxidoreductase, giving the protein MSVPEKPSSDILNGKAAENHAPLEPSEKATETIDVASLPRATTPEKPDDEHLSVGKRKTVAGGVPAVVSAMKHAVTEMGVVRGMKMLLQVNQVDGFDCPGCAWPDPDDHRSIVEFCENGAKAVAEEATTKRVTPEFFAKHSVAELSQRTDYWLGKQGRLVHPMVLRKGRAHYEPISWDDAFQMIASYLNACSSPDEAVFYTSGRTSNEAAFLYQLFVRQFGTNNLPDCSNMCHESSGVALKETIGIGKGTVKLSDFDLADLILVIGQNPGTNHPRMLSALQSAVRNGAKIIHINPLPETGLQRFKHPQEVWNLLGKGTQLATLFLQVRINGDVALLKGIMKELLAEEERTGQVFDKAFIAEHTTGFEAFIEKLRSESWDVILEQSGLLREQIREAAKMIASANRMISCWAMGLTQHRNGVANVQEVVNLHLLRGMIGKPGTGVCPVRGHSNVQGDRTMGIYERPDPAFLDRLAKNFGFEPPRHWGYDVVDAIKAMYEGKVRVFFAMGGNFLSATPDTNYTAAALRRCKLTVHVSTKLNRAHLITGEEALILPCLGRTELDIQNGKPQFVSVENSMGIVHASRGSLPPASEHLLSEPVIVARLAKATLGKKSTVDWDWLVEDYDRIRDLIEKTIPGFERYNERVRAKSGFYLPNGAREGIFNTKDKKAHFTLHDIPIHRLEKGQYIMMTIRSHDQYNTTIYGLDDRYRGIYNGRRVILMNPDDMNEAHIKQGDILDLCSHYNGQQRWAKHFVAVPFPIPRGCTATYFPEANVLVPIDSVAEKSQTPTSKFVIITVHPSQGTLKDVEREAELVELNA; this is encoded by the coding sequence ATGTCAGTACCAGAGAAGCCGTCAAGCGACATACTGAATGGCAAAGCGGCGGAGAATCATGCTCCACTTGAGCCAAGCGAGAAGGCTACGGAGACAATTGACGTAGCGTCACTGCCCCGTGCAACCACACCAGAAAAACCAGACGATGAGCACTTGTCGGTAGGCAAACGCAAAACGGTGGCAGGAGGTGTGCCCGCTGTCGTGTCGGCAATGAAGCATGCCGTGACAGAAATGGGTGTCGTGCGTGGAATGAAGATGCTCCTGCAGGTTAATCAAGTAGATGGCTTTGACTGCCCGGGCTGTGCGTGGCCGGACCCTGATGACCACCGTTCAATTGTAGAGTTTTGCGAAAATGGAGCAAAGGCAGTCGCCGAAGAAGCCACCACTAAGCGCGTGACGCCAGAATTTTTTGCTAAACATAGCGTCGCTGAGCTATCACAACGCACGGACTACTGGTTAGGCAAGCAAGGGCGACTTGTTCACCCAATGGTGCTGCGCAAAGGACGAGCGCACTATGAGCCCATTTCATGGGACGATGCGTTCCAGATGATTGCAAGCTACCTTAATGCCTGTAGCTCGCCTGACGAAGCTGTCTTTTACACTTCTGGCAGAACCAGCAACGAAGCCGCATTTCTCTACCAGCTTTTCGTGCGCCAGTTTGGCACCAATAACCTACCTGATTGCTCTAATATGTGCCACGAATCCAGTGGCGTGGCGCTCAAAGAGACGATTGGCATCGGCAAAGGCACGGTCAAGCTCAGTGATTTCGACTTAGCTGACCTCATTTTGGTGATTGGACAAAATCCAGGCACTAATCACCCACGAATGCTAAGTGCGTTGCAATCAGCAGTGCGCAATGGTGCGAAAATTATTCATATCAACCCGCTGCCCGAGACAGGGCTGCAGCGTTTCAAGCATCCGCAAGAAGTATGGAACTTGCTCGGCAAGGGCACGCAGCTTGCCACGCTCTTTTTACAAGTGCGCATCAATGGTGATGTGGCACTGCTGAAAGGTATAATGAAAGAACTCTTGGCTGAAGAAGAGCGAACAGGTCAGGTTTTCGACAAAGCCTTCATCGCCGAGCACACGACTGGCTTTGAAGCGTTCATTGAAAAGTTGCGGTCAGAGTCGTGGGACGTGATTTTGGAGCAAAGTGGCCTATTGCGCGAGCAAATTCGAGAAGCGGCAAAGATGATTGCCAGCGCCAATCGGATGATTTCGTGTTGGGCAATGGGGCTAACGCAGCACAGGAACGGCGTGGCGAATGTGCAAGAAGTGGTCAATTTGCACCTCTTGCGCGGAATGATTGGAAAGCCGGGCACAGGGGTGTGCCCTGTGCGTGGACATAGCAATGTGCAAGGCGACCGCACAATGGGCATTTACGAGCGCCCCGATCCAGCCTTCTTAGACCGACTGGCGAAAAACTTTGGCTTTGAGCCACCGCGCCACTGGGGCTATGATGTGGTCGATGCCATCAAAGCGATGTATGAAGGCAAGGTGCGTGTCTTTTTTGCAATGGGTGGCAATTTTCTTTCTGCAACGCCCGACACAAACTACACGGCTGCGGCATTGCGCCGCTGCAAGCTCACCGTGCATGTTTCCACAAAGCTAAACCGTGCACATCTGATTACAGGTGAAGAAGCCTTGATTCTACCGTGCTTAGGGCGCACTGAGCTGGATATTCAAAACGGCAAACCGCAGTTCGTCAGCGTGGAGAACTCAATGGGCATTGTGCACGCTTCTCGGGGGTCTTTGCCGCCTGCATCAGAGCATCTTTTGAGCGAGCCTGTAATCGTGGCACGTTTAGCAAAGGCCACACTGGGCAAAAAATCCACTGTCGACTGGGATTGGCTGGTAGAGGACTACGACCGCATTCGAGACCTGATTGAGAAGACTATTCCGGGCTTTGAACGATACAATGAGCGGGTGCGCGCAAAAAGCGGGTTCTATTTGCCTAACGGTGCACGTGAAGGCATTTTTAACACAAAGGATAAAAAAGCGCATTTTACACTGCACGATATTCCAATTCACCGCTTGGAAAAGGGTCAATACATTATGATGACCATTCGTTCGCACGACCAATACAACACCACCATTTATGGCTTAGATGACCGCTATCGTGGCATTTACAATGGTCGGCGCGTGATTTTGATGAACCCCGATGATATGAACGAGGCGCACATTAAGCAGGGCGACATTTTAGACCTTTGTAGCCACTACAATGGTCAGCAGCGTTGGGCGAAGCATTTTGTAGCCGTGCCGTTCCCGATTCCAAGAGGGTGCACCGCAACCTATTTCCCCGAAGCTAATGTGCTAGTGCCGATTGATAGCGTTGCAGAAAAGAGCCAGACGCCGACCTCAAAATTTGTCATCATCACCGTTCACCCTTCGCAGGGCACGCTCAAAGATGTTGAGCGAGAGGCTGAGTTAGTAGAGCTGAATGCCTGA
- a CDS encoding T9SS type A sorting domain-containing protein — translation MRALCLLLTALLLSVSAFGQITITRASAFPPGTSIIGQSRTVQRFTSTTDTAGIRALINRSGANQTWDLRAGGRTFASSGTLRYRYLAPSAIPGASVAGANIVQRVEQVGSDTATLSFLNLTDNALSNVAVGLFNLRTNAFLGITEALTPPVTLVQFPVTSTSRWTTTTRVRQQTPGLPAQEVDARYDYAVDGWGTVITPANPNGVQVLRLRLTVATTAVGIPVTLTSVIYNFLDANGNAVADIAEVPGLIPIPGFGTLSVSYSTFSPLSVRQLEGEKPTTFALEQNYPNPFNPSTMIRYSIPSTEQVSLKVFDVLGREVSTLVSGRQAAGRYEVLFNAAGLPSGIYFYRLQAGTYSETRKMMLVK, via the coding sequence ATGAGGGCATTATGCTTACTTCTCACTGCGCTGCTGCTTTCAGTATCGGCTTTTGGACAAATTACCATTACACGAGCGAGTGCCTTTCCGCCAGGCACAAGCATTATCGGGCAATCGAGAACCGTGCAGCGTTTTACCAGCACTACAGATACAGCAGGCATTCGCGCGCTGATTAACCGCTCTGGCGCAAACCAGACTTGGGACTTGCGTGCAGGAGGGCGCACTTTTGCGAGTTCAGGGACATTAAGGTATCGCTACCTTGCTCCGTCTGCTATTCCAGGCGCAAGTGTAGCGGGCGCAAATATTGTGCAGCGTGTAGAGCAAGTCGGAAGTGACACCGCAACCCTGTCATTCTTGAATTTGACCGATAACGCGTTATCAAATGTTGCGGTAGGACTGTTCAACCTCCGAACAAATGCTTTTCTTGGTATAACAGAGGCTCTAACACCGCCAGTTACACTCGTCCAATTCCCAGTGACAAGCACAAGTCGCTGGACCACGACTACACGAGTGCGGCAGCAAACACCAGGTCTTCCAGCACAGGAAGTGGATGCACGCTATGACTATGCTGTCGATGGCTGGGGGACAGTGATAACACCCGCAAATCCAAACGGCGTGCAAGTGCTTCGACTGCGCCTCACCGTAGCAACGACGGCAGTTGGAATACCTGTAACATTAACATCGGTGATCTATAATTTTCTGGACGCAAACGGAAATGCCGTGGCTGACATCGCAGAAGTGCCTGGACTGATACCCATACCCGGCTTTGGCACGCTATCCGTCTCATATTCAACCTTCTCGCCACTTTCGGTGCGCCAGCTGGAGGGAGAAAAGCCAACTACCTTTGCGCTTGAGCAAAATTATCCCAATCCCTTTAACCCCAGCACAATGATTCGCTACTCCATTCCAAGCACCGAGCAAGTAAGCCTGAAAGTGTTCGATGTCTTAGGGCGTGAGGTATCGACGCTGGTGAGTGGACGCCAAGCGGCTGGACGCTATGAAGTGCTGTTCAACGCGGCAGGGCTACCGAGCGGCATTTACTTCTACCGCCTGCAAGCAGGCACATATTCCGAGACGCGCAAAATGATGCTGGTGAAATAA
- the typA gene encoding translational GTPase TypA — translation MSELRRDDIRNIAIIAHVDHGKTTLVDAILKQTGTFRDNQKVEERILDSNPQERERGITIFAKNAGYFYKNHKVNIVDTPGHADFGGEVERILKMVDGALLLVDALEGPMPQTKFVLRRALEAGLKIIVVINKVDRPNARPLQVIDEVLDLFIHLGANDEQIDFPYIFASGKQGWAKYRLEDESKDITPLLDMILEKIPAPVVDPDAPFKMLINSLDYSDYLGKIVIGKIASGKVRVGDSLVALDGKGKLVKGKVAKIFLFEKLSRTEVSEAIAGDIAAITGFEEATIGQTLTDPEHPVPIEPFAISEPTVSMFFSVNDSPFAGKEGKFVTSRNLRERLYKEAITNVALRVEDTDSPDTFKVSGRGELHLSVLIETMRREGYELQVSRPEVILKKDESGRLLEPYESVTIDVPQEYVGIVIEKMGQRKGDMKNMITLEGGMTRLEFEIPTRGLLGYTTEFTMDTKGEGILTHVFKSYEPYKGEINSRTTGALIAAEQGEAVAYALSQLDDRGTFFIEPGTPVYAGMIVGESSRDFDMVVNVCKTKKLTNIRASGSDEALKITPPRKLTLEQAMEFINDDELVEVTPKSIRLRKKILDETVRAREAKRKKQASEAAA, via the coding sequence ATGTCTGAACTCCGCCGAGATGATATTCGCAACATTGCCATTATTGCTCATGTTGACCACGGGAAGACTACGCTGGTCGATGCAATCTTGAAGCAAACAGGCACTTTTCGCGACAATCAAAAAGTCGAGGAGCGCATTTTGGATTCCAATCCGCAAGAGCGAGAACGCGGTATTACGATTTTCGCCAAAAATGCGGGCTACTTCTACAAAAATCACAAAGTCAACATTGTCGACACGCCCGGACATGCCGACTTCGGTGGCGAAGTTGAGCGTATTCTGAAAATGGTCGATGGCGCCTTGCTTTTGGTCGATGCCCTCGAGGGCCCTATGCCGCAGACAAAGTTCGTCTTGCGTCGAGCGCTGGAAGCTGGACTGAAAATCATCGTGGTGATCAACAAAGTCGACCGACCCAATGCCCGCCCGCTGCAAGTCATTGATGAAGTCTTAGACCTTTTCATTCACTTAGGCGCTAATGATGAGCAAATTGACTTCCCCTACATTTTTGCATCGGGTAAGCAAGGTTGGGCAAAGTATCGCCTTGAAGACGAAAGCAAAGACATCACGCCGCTTTTAGATATGATTCTGGAAAAAATTCCCGCACCTGTGGTCGACCCTGATGCACCCTTCAAGATGCTCATCAACTCACTCGACTACAGCGACTATTTAGGCAAAATTGTCATCGGCAAAATTGCTTCAGGCAAAGTGCGCGTCGGCGATTCACTTGTGGCATTAGATGGCAAAGGGAAACTGGTGAAGGGAAAAGTTGCCAAAATTTTCCTCTTTGAAAAGCTTAGCAGAACGGAGGTCTCAGAAGCGATAGCCGGCGACATTGCGGCCATCACTGGCTTTGAAGAGGCTACAATTGGTCAGACGCTCACCGACCCTGAACACCCCGTCCCAATTGAGCCTTTTGCCATTAGTGAGCCGACCGTTTCAATGTTTTTCTCGGTTAATGACTCTCCCTTTGCTGGTAAGGAAGGCAAGTTTGTAACCAGTCGCAATCTGCGTGAGCGACTCTACAAAGAAGCGATTACTAATGTTGCCCTGCGCGTGGAAGACACTGACAGCCCCGATACATTCAAAGTCTCTGGCAGAGGCGAATTACACCTTTCTGTTTTGATTGAAACTATGCGCCGTGAAGGCTATGAACTGCAAGTCTCCCGCCCAGAGGTGATTTTGAAAAAAGATGAAAGTGGTCGCTTGCTCGAGCCATATGAGAGCGTTACGATTGATGTGCCGCAGGAGTATGTTGGCATTGTAATTGAGAAAATGGGGCAGCGCAAAGGCGATATGAAAAATATGATTACGCTTGAAGGCGGTATGACGCGCTTGGAGTTTGAAATCCCCACGCGAGGACTTTTGGGCTACACCACTGAATTTACAATGGACACCAAAGGCGAAGGCATTCTTACGCACGTCTTCAAGAGCTATGAGCCTTACAAAGGCGAGATTAACTCACGTACGACTGGTGCTCTCATTGCCGCTGAGCAGGGCGAAGCGGTTGCCTATGCGCTCTCTCAACTGGACGACCGCGGCACGTTTTTCATTGAGCCAGGAACACCCGTCTATGCAGGGATGATTGTAGGGGAATCGTCTCGCGATTTTGATATGGTGGTTAATGTTTGCAAGACGAAGAAACTTACCAACATACGTGCTTCTGGCTCCGATGAAGCCCTGAAAATTACCCCTCCGCGCAAGCTCACGCTTGAGCAAGCGATGGAATTTATCAATGACGATGAGCTGGTAGAAGTTACGCCCAAGTCTATTCGCTTGCGCAAGAAAATTCTTGACGAAACTGTGCGCGCTCGTGAAGCTAAACGTAAAAAGCAAGCAAGTGAAGCGGCAGCGTAA